The following are from one region of the Vidua macroura isolate BioBank_ID:100142 chromosome 15, ASM2450914v1, whole genome shotgun sequence genome:
- the LECT2 gene encoding leukocyte cell-derived chemotaxin-2 yields MPALSLVTLVSLVSTVFTKQLEAHPPQQQHRHWAQICSGNPTNRIRGCDRYGCGNFGADRHSGKEKHAGVDVICSDGATVYAPFSGQLSGPIRFFHNGNAIDDGVQIRGEDYCVKLVCIHPIRYHGRINRGQRLGKMLPMQKVYPGIISHIHVENCDHSDPTHLLTPDVPPLPQQDGRWAAVCAGNPTNEIRGCDKYGCGYYGAPRRSGKGKHRAVDVICADGATVYAPFSGQLSGPIKFFHNGNAIDDGVQIRGPEFCVKLLCIHPIRYSGAISKGQVLGKMLPMQRVFPGITSHIHIENCDHSDPTSNLERGKGQRD; encoded by the exons ATGCCAGCTCTCAGTCTGGTCACTCTGGTCAGCTTGGTGTCCACTG TTTTCACCAAGCAGCTGGAGGCACACCCGCCCCAACAGCAGCACCGTCACTGGGCTCAGATCTGCAGCGGGAACCCCACCAACCGCATCCGCGGCTGCGACAGATACGGCTGCGGGAATTTCGGCGCTGACAG GCACAGTGGCAAAGAAAAGCATGCAGGCGTGGACGTCATCTGCTCTGATGGAGCCACGGTGTATGCTCCCTTCAGCGGGCAGCTCTCGGGACCCATCCGGTTCTTCCATAATGGAAATGCCATTGATGATGGAGTCCAAATCAGGGGAGAAG ATTACTGTGTGAAGCTCGTCTGCATTCACCCCATCCGGTACCACGGCCGAATCAACAGAGGGCAACGACTGGGGAAAATGCTGCCAATGCAAAAAGTATATCCTGGCATTATTTCTCATATCCACGTTGAGAACTGCGACCACTCTGATCCTACTCATCTGCTTACACCTG ATGTTCCACCATTGCCACAACAGGACGGGCGCTGGGCTGCAGTCTGTGCTGGGAACCCTACCAACGAGATAAGAGGCTGTGATAAGTATGGCTGTGGATACTATGGAGCTCCAAG acGCAGTGGCAAAGGGAAGCACCGAGCAGTGGATGTCATCTGTGCTGACGGGGCCACCGTGTATGCTCCCTTCTCTGGCCAGCTTTCTGGGCCTATTAAATTCTTCCACAATGGAAATGCCATTGATGATGGAGTCCAGATCAGGGGACCAG AGTTCTGTGTGAAACTACTCTGTATCCACCCCATAAGATATAGTGGTGCCATTTCCAAGGGACAAGTCCTTGGGAAAATGTTGCCAATGCAAAGAGTATTTCCTGGGATCACATCTCATATTCACATTGAGAACTGCGACCACTCGGATCCTACAAGCAATCTTGAAAGGGGGAAAGGGCAAAGAGATTGA